CTGGGCCATCGCCACCACGCCGGGGCACCGCGTCAAGCTGgtagggactgggggggggactgggagggtgggcagcaccgggggggggggcgtcccCTCCACCGAGCCCTACTGAATGCCGGCGGCTCGGCCGTCGCCTCCGCAGACCTTCTCGGAGCTGGACGTGGAGGCGCAGCAGGAATGCGCCTACGACCACCTGGAGATCTACGACGGCAAGGATGCCAAAGCCCCCGCGCTCGGCCGCTTCTGCGGAGCCAAAGAGCCCGAGCCCCTCCTCTCCTCGGGCAACAAGATGTTCCTCAAGTTCGTCTCCGATAACTCCGTCCAGAAGAAGGGCTTCGAGGCCACCCACACCACAGGTAccgccgcggggctgggggaaCCTGgttatggggtggggggagagcgTGGACCCTCCTAAACTCCCCCCGCTGTCGGCTTCTCCCCCAGTGTGCGGGGGCCAGGTCCGTGCCGAGGTGAAGACCAAGGACTTGTATTCGCACGCGCAATTTGGGGATAACAACTACCCGGGGGGCTCGGACTGCGAGTGGGTGATCATGGCCGAGGAGGGCTACGGCGTGGAGCTCATCTTCCAGACCTTTGAGATCGAGGAGGAAGCCGACTGCGGCTACGACTACATGGAGCTCTTCGACGGCTACGACGGGACGGCCCCGCGCCTCGGCCGCTTCTGCGGGTCCGGGGtgagctggggatggggggagcgACGGGGTGGGTCGGGGCAGGGAGAGATGCGAGGCTGCAGGGGCGATGGGTGAAGCTGAGCCAAGCCGGAGGGGTGCGGAGAAATTCCCGGGGGGATTTGGGGTTGTACACGGGGGTGCGATGATTTTGCACCCTCCCCGTTGCAAATTTCGCCCCCCCGCCATGCTCGCGCATCCCGGGGATGCCCGTGGTCCTGAGCACCCCTCTCCCTcaccccggcagccccccgagGAGGTCTACTCGGCCGGAGATTCGGTGATGATCCGCTTCCACTCGGACGACACCATCAACAAGAAGGGTTTCCACCTTCGCTACACCAGCACCAAGTTCCAGGACACGCTGCACATGAGAAAATGAGGGCTGGGGGTcccggccccccccaccccgcgggcaggggaggaggaggaggaggaggaggagggcagggatgAAGGAAGCGGGGAACGCAGCCCCGCACAGACTGCACGGAGGAGCACACAGCCAACCTCAGCACTCAAGACACGCTCGCACGGGGCCCCGGGGCTCGGGCGCCCGCGGGCACAgaagggcagaggaggaggggggggtccTCTCTGCCAACAGCCACCCCCCTGGCGCTCGGGGGGGGCTGAGCGGGACCCGCTCCCCCTCCTCGCCCCGGCCGAGCCGGCCGCAGCTCTCTGAATGTACAAACCAGTAACCGGGAAGAGCCCAACACACAGAAGGTGCTGTCTCTGTCTTGTACCGATGAAATAAATACCCTTGTACTtggaggggggggcagccccagcctcttTGCTTCCACCCCAGCCTCCCCCGAGGAAAACGGGGCTGGACCCGGCGAGGGGAGAGCACCCCAACACCCTGCGGCAGCCCCCCCACTGCCTCCGTCCTCAGGGCTGCCCGAGCTGCAGCTGAAGGAGCAGAGCAATCAGCTAATTGCAAAACGCTTCTGCCCTGATGAGGGAGCAGGTGGCAGGGCTCAGCGGCAGGTCGCTcgctgggtgctgggtgctggggtctgtggctgcagggagccccctgctccccccccccccaacaaagATTCTGCTTTGGGTAGCCCTGACAGGTAGGTGCTCACCCCACACCTTTTCTTTTGCACCGTTATCTCATCCAGAAGAACATCCCAGCCGAGCTGGTGAAGTCGCCCCGCGTCAAGTCACCTTCCCTGGCGCGGGGCGGATGGGTGCCACGTGCTCCAGCCACCCCGTGCCGCAGCCGCCGCGTTCCCCACGCCGTGCCGGCCGCCTGCGCCCGCCAGCAAACCGGTGCCAGATGGTTGGTGGGCTGCGGCACAAGGCCCCCCGCGCCCGCCTCGCGTTCCCGCGTGCCTCGGCACCTTcgcgtgtgtgtcccccccccacctcctccttcgTCTCGTCTTTTGGTGCTGGCGTCCCCGATCGGGGATGCTCCTCGCCCCGTTGGCAGCGGGACGCTGGGGGAGTTGCGAGGGTGTCCGCGTGGAAAGCGGCTGCCTGGGCAAGGAATGCCCTTGGGGTGGGTTGCGCCCAGACGAGATGGTGATGGGCGCCGGGGCTTTTCATCCGGAAGGGTTTGCGGCCTCGGTGATGGGGGAAGAGGTGCCGAACCCAGGCCTGGGTGGCTGTCCCAGGGCTGGCGACGGCAGGAGGGTGCCCGTGGCTGTGCCCTCGCTGCCGCAGCATCCCTCTGTGCCACCCTGTTCCCCCCCCTCAaccccgttccccccccccccacgtcccTGAGCTGAATCGGGGTCCGGAGCCGCTTCCCCGCATCCCAGCGGGGGACAGAAGCGCGTGACACGGCCGGTGGCGACCGCACACAGTTTATTGATACACCgccagcacagcacagggatgctcggggtgggaggggggggaacggacggatggaggggggggggttgttcTCTTCTACCATTACAGCGTGCATCGGATACACAGAAATGGGAAGCGGGCAGCCCACCGGGGCTGGCACGCAAGCGCCATGCTGCCGACGGCTCATgcggggggcggcggaggggggagatggggttgggggggggggttgtcagGTCCGCTCCCCCACCCCGGCTCCTCCGGCTGCCTCCTGGGGCCGGGGATTCGGGCGGCACAGCGACGGCTAGAGCAGAGAGCGAACACGGCACAGCGCTGCACGACACGGGGGGGACGCCACGGCGTCCCCCACACCACTGCGGACACGCGCACCACGACTGCAGCCCCGAAGCGgcgccggcgggagcgggggtCCCTGCCCGAGCACCCCTCCATCCCTGGGAGCAGTtcaaaactggggggggggtgcttcCAGCCTCTCCGCCTAAACCCCCTGGGGTGGCCGGGGAGCCCCAGTCCCGGTTGGCAGGGCCGGGGCTCCCCAGGAGCTGCGTCGCcggcgtggggtggggggggcgagCCTTGGAACGGGGGGCCGGGGGGATGCGGGGGATGCCAGAGGGGAAGGGGGTCCCGCAGCGGCTGCGCAGCAGAGGGCAGAGCGCGGGGCTCACGTCAGTGAGGATGATGCTGGTCGGCCAGTCCAGGAGATGAAGGCTTCCTCCCTCGGAGCACAGAGCGGCATTGGCTCCGTCTCCGTGCTGGGCAAACATCCCACCGGCTCCTTCCCCGAGCAGGCAGGGGTACAGGCAACGCCGCTATTTACACTGGCCAGGTCCCCCGCACCCATCCTGGTCCTCCACCCAGCAGCGTCCGTGGGAGAAGCCCCCGTGGCGGGCAcccgtccccctccccggccctgcccgcatCCCACCCTTAACGCCCCACGCTGATGTTGCACGTCTTGCAGCTGGGGTCCTTTTTGGCGTTGGCGGTGGAGAGGCTCATCAGCTGGTGCCCGCTGATCTCCCCCAGCACGCCGAGGCTGAGGTCCACCGGCTCGGTGTATATGACCTCCAGGATGCTGTCCTGGGCATGGCGGTACACCAGCTCGCCTTCCTCCACGCAGCACGTCAGGAACTTGTTGGAAGAAATGTCCAGCTGGGGTAGACGCTCCCGGCAGAAGAGGTCCCCCGAGGAACCCTTGGGTGCCAGGACCAGGACGACGTAGTGGTAGGCGGTGTACATGCAGTAGAAGTCCGCGAAGTAGAGGTTGGTGTTGGGGTTGAAGAGACGCTGAGCCGGGATCTGGAAACGGTAACGACCGTAGGGCGAGTCCTGGGGGGGCTGCCCGGTGTTGAATTCAGTGTTGCAGCTGAAGAAGATGCCGTGCAGCATGCCGCTGGTGGGCGAACCGTGGCTGCCGCTGTTGTCCTTCAGCGACGGCTTCATCACGTTCCCGCAGTGCATCCTGCGTGCGGGGACcgggacgaggaggaggaggaggagggacacacgcacacacacacacacacacacaggcaggGTCAGGGGACGGGGCCCCGGTGAGGACCGGGtggccccggggagggggagcggggaCGGGGGGTACCTGACGTGCTGGAAATACTCCTTGTGTTGGTTGCGGTAGAAGACGGAGAAACGCAGCATGCGGCCGGCGATCAGCTCGGCTTTCTCCTGCAGCTGGGCCAGGTGCTCCTTGGCGTAGtctggggacggggacggggacatcAGGGCGTCTCCATCCCCCCCGGCAGCCCATCCCTGCCCGCAGCTCCCGTTCCCCACACCTCCCGTCCTCCCACTCATCAGCTGCCGCTCCAACCGGCCCCGGCTTGTGCAAGCTCACGGCATCGCCCCCGTCCTCCCGGTTCCCGGCCCCGGCAGCGTCGGTTCGGCCGCCCCCACCGAGCTCACCCCCGGTACAAAACTCCACCGTCTCGCTCCAACCGGA
This Buteo buteo chromosome 12, bButBut1.hap1.1, whole genome shotgun sequence DNA region includes the following protein-coding sequences:
- the PHYHIP gene encoding phytanoyl-CoA hydroxylase-interacting protein, whose amino-acid sequence is MELLSTPKNIEINNITCDSFRISWAMEKGDLERVTHYFIDLNKKENKNSNKFKHRDVPTKLVAKAVPLPMTVRGHWFLSPRTEYSVAVQTAVKQSDGEYLVSGWSETVEFCTGDYAKEHLAQLQEKAELIAGRMLRFSVFYRNQHKEYFQHVRMHCGNVMKPSLKDNSGSHGSPTSGMLHGIFFSCNTEFNTGQPPQDSPYGRYRFQIPAQRLFNPNTNLYFADFYCMYTAYHYVVLVLAPKGSSGDLFCRERLPQLDISSNKFLTCCVEEGELVYRHAQDSILEVIYTEPVDLSLGVLGEISGHQLMSLSTANAKKDPSCKTCNISVGR